Proteins encoded together in one Planctomyces sp. SH-PL14 window:
- a CDS encoding carboxypeptidase-like regulatory domain-containing protein — MKRVSLFLSLAAVAIVSGCGGGDTQWKSNRPATVPAKGVVTYKDQPLAGAIVVIQPGEKDGIGASALTDAEGKFELKAFPPEGGAVPGAYSVTIMKMDNSATGEDANGRPVLQKSLIPEKYGNPGQSGLKVEISKDGNSAIQFDLKS, encoded by the coding sequence ATGAAGCGCGTTTCCCTGTTCCTCTCGCTGGCCGCTGTCGCGATCGTTTCCGGTTGCGGGGGTGGCGACACTCAATGGAAGTCGAACCGGCCGGCGACGGTCCCGGCGAAGGGGGTAGTGACCTACAAGGACCAGCCGCTCGCGGGGGCGATCGTGGTGATTCAGCCGGGCGAGAAGGATGGGATCGGCGCGTCGGCCCTGACGGACGCCGAGGGGAAGTTCGAGCTGAAGGCCTTCCCGCCGGAGGGGGGTGCGGTGCCGGGGGCTTACTCGGTGACCATCATGAAGATGGACAACTCCGCGACGGGCGAGGACGCGAACGGACGGCCGGTGCTTCAGAAGTCGCTGATTCCGGAGAAGTACGGAAATCCGGGGCAGTCGGGCCTGAAGGTCGAGATCTCGAAGGACGGCAACTCGGCGATTCAGTTCGACCTGAAGAGCTGA
- a CDS encoding DUF1559 domain-containing protein: MSNRLHRGFTLIELLVVIAIIAVLVAILLPAVQQAREAARRSQCQNNLKQFGLALHNYHDNHSRFPPFGGGRGNLSSGGQRTRLSGVAFLLPFIDQTAVYQEIDALTGDNPPYNNNLPWTRVIPVLVCPSDAGQTDPNNAGNSRGKKNYVFCAGDSHAGNGCARPTYPIVAQSRGLFAAMTCYSIAENTDGTSNTIAMSEIVGADAANGRGMIAQTALSGASASPAACAALWNASLKTYPSGAWTGEPARAYRWADGVGSYSAFSTASPPNAGSCYSGASTSSYCDGLYSAESRHVGGVGVVMADGAVRFVSENIDTGNQAAILPAVGGQSRSPYGIWGALGTRGGNELVTDF, encoded by the coding sequence GTGTCGAATCGTCTTCATCGCGGCTTTACGCTGATTGAACTGCTGGTCGTCATCGCCATCATCGCGGTCCTTGTCGCCATCCTGCTCCCCGCCGTTCAGCAGGCCCGCGAGGCCGCGCGGCGGTCCCAGTGCCAGAACAACCTCAAGCAGTTCGGACTCGCCCTCCACAACTACCACGACAACCACAGCCGCTTCCCCCCCTTCGGCGGCGGACGGGGCAACCTCAGCAGCGGCGGACAGCGGACCCGCCTCAGCGGCGTCGCGTTCCTTCTGCCGTTCATCGACCAGACCGCGGTCTACCAGGAGATTGACGCCCTCACCGGCGACAATCCCCCGTACAACAACAACCTCCCCTGGACCCGCGTGATCCCGGTGCTTGTGTGCCCCAGCGACGCCGGGCAGACCGATCCGAACAACGCCGGCAACAGCCGCGGCAAGAAGAACTACGTGTTCTGTGCCGGCGACAGCCACGCCGGCAACGGCTGCGCGCGGCCGACCTATCCGATCGTCGCCCAGAGCCGCGGCCTGTTTGCCGCCATGACCTGCTACAGCATCGCGGAAAACACGGACGGCACGAGCAACACGATCGCCATGTCGGAGATCGTCGGGGCGGACGCCGCCAACGGCCGCGGCATGATCGCCCAGACCGCCCTCTCGGGAGCGAGCGCCAGCCCGGCCGCGTGTGCCGCGCTGTGGAACGCCAGCCTCAAGACCTACCCGAGCGGAGCCTGGACCGGCGAACCGGCCCGGGCCTATCGCTGGGCGGACGGCGTCGGCTCGTACTCGGCCTTCTCGACCGCCTCTCCGCCGAACGCCGGGAGCTGCTACTCCGGCGCCTCGACGAGCTCGTACTGCGACGGCCTCTACAGCGCGGAGAGCCGCCACGTGGGCGGGGTCGGCGTCGTGATGGCGGACGGTGCGGTCCGGTTCGTCAGCGAAAACATTGACACCGGCAACCAGGCCGCGATCCTCCCGGCCGTCGGCGGACAGTCCCGCAGCCCGTACGGCATCTGGGGTGCGCTCGGCACCCGCGGCGGGAACGAGCTGGTCACCGACTTCTAA
- a CDS encoding RNA ligase (ATP), protein MRKLASIQIVNGVEPIPGADAIEKIRVLGWWVVAKKGEHKPGDRIVYCEIDSLLPERPEFEFLRGNSYKAAQTEAGGTVTLPAGFRIKTVRLRGQVSQGICFPLSILPVDAPIEEGTDVTDLLGVLKWEPPLPVGMGGRIKGPFPGFLPKTDETRVQVLESVLMRNRGKTFYMTEKLDGSSFTAFLRQGEFGICSRNLWMDEADESNVLARVAKALRLEEKLRTARERLGFDLAIQAEVIGPGIQKNKYALKEVTLRVFSVLNVDAYRLVDQPAKVAVLAEIGLESVPQLGTIVLDHTVDQLVALSEGTSTLHPQVQREGIVLRPLAEEYDEEIGGRLSFKVINPRFLLKYDE, encoded by the coding sequence ATGCGAAAGCTGGCCAGTATTCAGATCGTCAACGGGGTTGAGCCCATTCCGGGCGCCGACGCCATCGAGAAAATCCGCGTCCTCGGCTGGTGGGTCGTCGCCAAGAAGGGGGAACACAAGCCCGGCGACAGGATCGTCTACTGCGAGATCGACTCGCTCCTGCCCGAGCGGCCGGAATTCGAGTTCCTCCGCGGGAACAGCTACAAGGCGGCCCAGACGGAAGCCGGCGGGACCGTGACGCTTCCCGCCGGCTTCCGCATCAAGACGGTCCGGCTCCGCGGACAGGTCTCGCAAGGGATCTGCTTTCCGCTCTCGATCCTGCCAGTCGATGCTCCCATCGAAGAGGGGACCGACGTCACCGACCTCCTCGGAGTCCTCAAATGGGAACCTCCGCTTCCGGTCGGCATGGGGGGCAGGATCAAGGGACCGTTCCCGGGATTCCTGCCGAAGACCGATGAGACCCGGGTCCAGGTTCTGGAATCGGTCCTCATGCGGAACCGCGGCAAGACGTTCTACATGACGGAGAAGCTGGACGGATCTTCGTTCACCGCTTTCCTCCGGCAGGGGGAGTTCGGCATCTGCAGCCGCAACCTGTGGATGGACGAGGCCGACGAGTCGAACGTGCTGGCCCGCGTCGCCAAGGCCCTGCGTCTCGAAGAGAAGCTGCGGACGGCCCGCGAACGGCTCGGCTTCGATCTCGCGATTCAGGCGGAGGTCATCGGCCCCGGGATCCAGAAGAACAAGTACGCCCTGAAAGAGGTGACGCTCCGGGTGTTCAGCGTCCTGAACGTCGACGCCTACCGGCTGGTCGACCAGCCCGCCAAGGTGGCGGTGCTGGCCGAGATCGGCCTGGAGTCCGTCCCTCAGCTCGGGACGATCGTCCTGGATCACACCGTCGATCAGCTCGTTGCCCTGTCCGAAGGGACCAGCACACTCCATCCGCAGGTTCAGCGGGAGGGGATCGTGCTTCGCCCGCTCGCGGAGGAGTACGACGAGGAGATCGGCGGGCGGCTGAGCTTCAAGGTCATCAACCCCAGGTTCCTGCTCAAGTACGACGAGTAG